The sequence GCGCACGCCCGGTAGCTCCATCCCCCGCGCACCCCCTTCGTACCAGGCGGCAACGGTGTCGCCACGGGCCTGTAATGCCTGCGCCAATGGCGCCAGAATAGGCAACGCGTAACGCTCCGTTGCGAACAGCAGGTAATCGGCCATCACATGTCCTCTTCGACCGTACCCGACGAACGGCCTCGCATCAGCGCGTGCATTATCGCGTTCAACGAGGCAGATCGCCTACGCGACTGTCTGACCTCGCTGGCGTTCTGCGATGAGATCGTGGTGGTGGACTCCGGTTCCACCGACGCCACCGCCGCCATCGCTAGCGCACACGGCGCGCGCGTGCTGCACCGCGCCTTCGACGGCTACCGCAGCCAGAAAGCGTATTGCGTCGAGCAGGCCCACCACGACTGGGTGCTGTGCCTGGATGCGGACGAGCGCATCAGCGAGAGCTTGCGTGCGGCAATCCTGGCCGCGCGCGATGCCGGCTTTGCCGACGCGGCCGGCTACCGTTTTGCGCGGCTCTCCGAGTATTTTGGACGCTTCCTGCGCCATGGCAATGCGTATCCAGACCGCGTGCTGCGCCTGTTCGACCGCCGCCGCGGCGGCTGGCGCGGCAAGCGCGAGATCCATGAGGCGGCTAGCGTCGATGGTGCCGTTGTCACCTTGCGCGGGGACCTGATCCACTACCCCTACCGCTCGCTGATGCAGCAACTGGCCAAAACCCAGCGCTACGCGCAGATGATGGCCGAGCACGACTACGCCCGCGGCAAGCGCGCGACCTGGAGCAAGCTGGTGTTGGCGCCGGCGTGGCGTTTCTGGCGCGGCTATCTGCTGCGCGGCGGGTTTCGCGATGGCTGGCACGGGTTGATCTACGCCTACGTGCGCGCCAACTACGTGCGCCAGAAGACCATCATGCTGTGGCTGCTGCAGCACAACCAGCCGGTGCAGGACCCGCCGCGCGCCGCGGAACAGCGCAGCGACTAAGCGTCGCGCTTGAGTGCGTTCATCGCCAGCGCGACCGGCATGGCCGATGCGGCATTCCGTCTCGCACGTGGATCGCTCGCACATACAACCAGATGCGCGAAGGTTCACAAAGGCGATTGGCCACTGTTGGCCATCGGGTTCGCAACCCGCGAAACCGATCCATCACCGCTCACGACGCGTTGCCGACAGCCTTCGACATCGCCGGCTGCGCCTGACGCGCGGCCAGCCCCACCAGGACACCCACCATCGCCGAATAGAAGCTCGCCGACACCTGGTGCGCAAACATCGATTGGGTCAACCCGCACAGCGCATAGCTGATCACGATCATCACCCCAGCCGCCGCAGGCCCGCGGAACTGCACCTGCCCGCTGCGCCGATGCAAGCGCACAAACACCCACAGCGGCACGCCATAGACCGCAAGCAGCAGCAACAGCCCGGGCACGCCCTGGGTGGCGGCCCATTCGGCCAGGTCGTTGTGCGCGTGGCCCAGATGACAGCGAAACAGCGTGTTATCTGCGGCGCACACTGGCAACTCGTGCATCGCATCATCGAATCGACCGACGCCGACACCGGTCAACGGATGCGCACGCACGGTATCCCAAGCCACATGCAGGCGTTCGATACGGGCACCGGCGGACGAATCGCTGTCGCCCACTTCGTAGCGCTGCAGATCGCTCTGCAACTCGCCCAGGCGCATCTGGTCGGTCAATGCAGGCACGCTGGCGACCACGCCTACCGCCAGCACCGCGCCGCCAACGAAGGTCAGCAGCCGGAGGCGTGCGCTATGCCACGGCGCGCCCCAGGCCAGCACGCCGACGGTCGCGAGCAACGCCAGCCACACGCCCCGGCTGCCGCTCAGCACGATCACCACCAACGTGGCGACCGCCGCGCCGACCAACCAGCGCACGCCGCCGTTTGGCCGGCAGAACGCCACGACCACCAGCAACATCATCGCGATATCGGCGAAGACAATCGCATTGGTAAAGCCTTCCGCGCGGTCGGCACCATTCATCACCTGCAGCAGTGCGATCAACATGGCCGCACATACACCAGTCAACGCACCCCGCCATAACCAGACCTGGCGCGGCTGCAAGGCATAGGCCCACAGCGCCGCCCACGGCATCACCAGAAAGCGCGACCGGTTACCCACATCACGCAGGCCGTGCTCGAACAAGGCAATCGACAGCAGCGACATCGCGATCACCGCGACCGTCAGCCATCCCACCACGCGCAATGCGTCACTGCGCGCCGCGATGCCGGCACGCAAGCTGCGCCAGCCGATCAGCGAGCCAAGCAACAGGCACAGGCCAAACGGCGCCAGCCCGCTGGGCATGCTGACCACCAGCGCGGTCAGCATGAACACGCCCAACTCGGCAATGCCCACGCCCGCGCGCGATGCGACGGATGCAGACTGCGGGAGCGAAGCGGGCTGGGTGCGCAATGAATTCATCGAAAGATCGGTGGCGAAGGGGGGCAGGACAGGCACGGCGCGTCAGCGACGCCGGCCAAGCTAACGATGTCCTGCATGAATGACTGCTAGACAATCGCCAGCCGCGGCAGTGGCGTGCTGCCGGCAGGACCTGAACTGCGCACGTGAAGGGCTCATTCGACGTCCAGGTTGCCCTGTTCCTTTTCTTCGACCGCCTTCTCCGTGGAGCTGGCAACGCAGTCGCCGTGCACCGCGTCGCCCGGCACCAGCCACCAGCGACGTCGGTTGGCCACACCGACCAGCTGGCTGCGGCTGCGGTCCACACAGCCCAGCAGCGCGGTCTCCTGCGCCATCAGCCACCGCTGGCCCGGTTGCCCAGCCTGCCAGGCCACGCCACGTCGCAGCTGTTCTTCCCACGGCACCTTGAAGCCGAAGGTCTGCGCCGGGCGGTCGGCCATCAGCAGGTTCTGCTCCTTCCACGCCACCAGGCCGAGCTGGGCATCCGGGCCGATACGGCGCCCGGCCTCGCGCATCACCGCGCCGGCCGAACTGGAATCGTTGAAAATCGGGTAGCAGACCAGCCCGAACGCCACCCACCACGCGCCCAGCAGCGACACCACCGCAAGCGCGGAGCGGCGTACACGCGACAGCAGCAGGCTGGCTACACCCCACGTGCCCACTGCCAGCAGCAGCCAGCCCAGCGGGTCGGTGGCTTCGCTACCGACGCCGCGGCTGTCCATGATCTTCTGCTCGAAGCCGGGGTGCCCGATCAGCATTGCTGTGCCGCCTGCGGCGAAGGCCACGGCCAGCAGCAGCGCAAAGCCGAACAGCACCCGCTGCACCCCGGCCCGGCGCAGCAGGCCCGCGACCAACGGCGCCAGCGCCAGGCAGAACATCGGCAGCGCCGGCAGGATGTAGACATCGCGCTTGCCGCTGGGGATGGTGAAAAACACCAGCACCAGCAGCCACCATGCCAACGGCAGCAGATAGCGCGCATCACGCCGGCGCAACCGCCGCCGCCACGCAGGAATCGCCCATGGCAGCAGCAGGATGGTCGGCATCCACATCGTGGCCATGCTCTGCAGGTGGTACCAGATTGGCTGTGCGTGATCCCAGGAATTGGCGTAGCGCTTGGCGGTCTGGCGCAGCAGGATGTCGTTGAGGTACACGCGGTATTCGGGCTGGCCCGCGGTGAGCGCGGTGACCATCATCGGCACGAACCACAAGGCGATCGCAACGAAGAAGAACAGCGGCCCAAGCCAGAAGCGACGGTCGCGCACATGCACGCGCACACCCGGCCAACCGCGTGCGGCGGCGATGCCGGCCGGAATCAGCATCAGCAGCGCGATGATGCCTACGCCTTTGGTGATCACGCCCAACCCGGCGGCAAACCAGCCCAGCGTCCACCACCGCCAGGCCGGGCCCAGCAACAGATGCCGCAGCAGCCCGTAATTGGCCAGGGTGATCCAGAACACCACCAACGGGTCGATCTGCGCCTTCTTGGCCTGAAAGGTGAAGTGCAGGGTGAACAACAGCATCCACGCGGCATACGCCCCCACCCGCCGAGTCCACAGCCGTCGACCCAGGTCGTACACGCAGGCCAGCGTGCCCAGCGCCGCCAGCAACGACGGCAGCAAGAATGCCACCCGCCAGTTGCCCAGTAGCGTGTAGAACAGCGCCTGCAGCCACATCAGCATCGGCGGCTTGTCCGAATACAACTCGTTGCCGCGGTGCGGGAATAGCCAGTCGCCGCTCAGCACCATCTGCTTGGCGACCAGCGCAAAGCGCGGCTCGTCCGACGGCCAGGGGTCACGCAGGCCCAGCCCGGCGCCGATCACCAACAGCGCGGTGATGGCAAGCAACCAGAAATCCTTTGAGGCACGGGTCTTGAGCATGGCGAACGGCACTGTGACGCGAGAAGGGAGCACCGCTAGCGGCGCGCGATCAGGAGGCTTTTAGCAAAAGCGCGTAGAAGAAACCGTCGCAGTGCTGCTCGCCGGGAAAGCGCTGACGTCCCGGGCCGGCCACATGGCCGAAGGCCGCACCCAGCGGCTGCGCCTGCGCATCGGGCGTGCGTTGCAGGAAGGCCTCGACCTGGGCCTGATTTTCGCGCGCCAGCAGCGAGCAGGTGGTGTAGAGCAGCTGGCCGCCCGGACGCAGCGTGCGCCAGCTCGCATCCAGCAGCCGCGCCTGCAACGCGCACAGCGCAGCGATGTCGTCGGCACGGCGGTGCAGCAGCACATCGGGCTGACGACGCACCACGCCGGTCGCCGAACACGGCGCATCCAGCAACACCGCATCGAACGGCTGGCCGTCCCACCAGGCGGCGAGGTCTGCAGCATCGGCCGCATGCAACCCAACCTGCGCGTTCGGCACAGTGCGCTGCAACGTCTGCTGCACGCGCTCCAGCCGGCGCGCATCCACATCCAGCGCGGTCAGCTGCACCTGCGGGTAGCGCTCCAGCAGATGCGCCGCCTTGCCACCGGGCGCCGCGCAAGCATCGAGCACCCGCGCCGCAGGCGCCAGCGTCAGCGCATCGGCCACTTGCTGCGCAGAGCGTCCTGCACCGAGACATCGCCCTGCGCAAAGCCGGGCAACTGGCTGACCGGCACCGCACTCTGCAACCGCAACGCATCAGGCAGCACCGTGTCGGTCTGTGCGGAGATGCCCGCCTCTTCCAGGCGCGCCACATAAGCGGCTGGATCGGTGCGCCCGCGATGCACGCGCAGCCACATCGGCGCCATCTGCGCGCTTGCGACGAAGATCGCTTCGGCCTGCTCGCCCCAGTCGGCGCGCAGTTGCTTGCGCAACCACGACGGCCAACCCGCATCATCCGACACCGCCGGAAACCCTTCGCGCTGCGCACGCCGCAGGATCGCGTTGACCATACCGGCCTGACGCGGCCGGCCCAGTGCACGGCATGCCTCCACCGTGGCCGACAACGCCGCGTGCGCAGGCAGTTGCAGCACGTCGAGCTGGGCAAAACCGGCCATCAGCAATGCCTTGAGTTCGGCATCGCGGGGCGGCAACGGGCGTTCCATCCATTGCCGCAAGGCCACGTCATACGCCGGGCGACGCCGTAGCACCGCAAAACAGATCGCCTCTACCAGCGCGCGATCGCGTGGGTCGGCAATGCCAGGCAGCGCAGCAGCCAGTTCGGCCTTCAGCGAACGCCCCTGGTCGAACACGGCCGTGAGTACGTGTGCGGCTGCCAGCCGCGAGGCGACGCCGGCCACCGCCGTATCGGCGGCCATCAGCGCAGCGCCGGCAGGTCGCGACGCGCGTTGAGGTAATCGGCAGCGGTGATCGCCTTGCCGCCCTCACGCTGCAGCACGCGCACCCGCAGCGCGCCCTGCCCGCAAGCGATGTCGATGCCCTGCTTGCTGGCCGCCAATAAGGTGCCTGCGGGCTGTTGATGGGCCAGATCGAGCGCAACCGCGCCATGCAGACGCACCCGCTCGCCGGCCAGCGTGGCTTCGGCCACTGGCCACGGATTGAACGCACGCACGCGCCGCGCCAATTCCTGCGCAGGCTGCGCCCAGTCCAGCCGTGCCTGCGCCTTGTCCAACTTGTGCGCGTAAGTCACGCCCTCTGCCGGCTGCGGTTGCGCCACCGGGCGGATGCCGGCGCGCAGCAGGCCCAGGCCATCGGACAGCACCTGCGCGCCCAGCGCGGCCAGCCGGTCGTGCAACTGGCCGCCGGTTTCCTGCTCGCCGATCTCGATGCGTTGCGACAACAGCACCGGGCCGGTGTCCAGGCCGGCTTCCATCTGCATCAGGCACACGCCGGTTTCGGCATCGCCGGCCTCGATCGCACGCTGAATCGGCGCGGCGCCGCGCCAGCGCGGCAGCAACGAGGCATGCACATTCCAGCAGCCGTAAGTCGGCGCGGCCAGCACCGCCTTGGGCAGGATCAGCCCATAGGCCACCACCACCATCAGGTCGGCATTGAGCCCGCGCAGCGTGGCCAGGGCCTCGGGCGAGCGCAGCGTCTGCGGCTGGTAGACAGGAATGCCGCGCGCAATCGCCTCCAGCTTCACCGGCGACGGCGTCAGCCCGCGGCCTCGGCCGGCTGGACGATCCGGCTGGGTGTAGACCGCCACCACTTCATGCCGCTGCGCGGCAGCGCGCAACGAGGCGACAGCGAAGTCCGGCGTACCGGCGAAGACAATTCTCATAGGGCTGGGATTTGGGAGTAGGGATTGGGGATTGGCAACGGCGGATGTGCTAGCCGGGACGGCGGGGGCGTGGAACCGACAGATGGGGTGGACAGTGGTGCGGGCAGGGTTGACGACCGGCGCCGAAAGCAGCATTGCCCAGCATCAATAGGCGCGGTGGGAAGCGGGAGTTGCAAACGGCGATTCGATCGCCGCGACGGGCAGCGGCTTATCCAACCACGAATCCCGAGTCTCAAGGCTCTGCGCACGCGGACCGGAACAATGGCGACTCGACGACTCACGCCAAGCAACAGATCACACCAGGATCCGCGCCCGAAGATTTGAAACAGCAGACTCAACGACCAGCAAGAACCCGCTCTTGCCACTCCCGAATCACAACTCCCCAATCCCGGCCCTCAAGCCACATGTTTGCGCATTTTGGCCAGCTTCTTGCGCACCATTTCGCGCTTGAGCGGGGACAGGTAATCCACGAACAGCTTGCCGTCCAGGTGGTCCATTTCGTGCTGGATGCACACCGCCAGCAGACCCTCGGTGCTCAGCTCGTGGGCCTGCCCCTGACGGTCGAGATAGCGCACGGCAATGGCATCGGCACGGCTGACATCGGCAAAGATGCCCGGCACCGACAGGCAGCCTTCCTGGTACACCTGCTCGCCCTGCCGGGTGACAATCTCCGGATTGATGAACACCTGCGGGGCATTTTTTTCCTCGCTGACGTCGATGACCATGAAGCGTTTGTGCACGTCCACCTGACTGGCGGCCAGGCCGATGCCGGGCGCCTCGTACATGGTCTGGAACATGTCGTCCAGCAGCGTCTGGAACGCCGGGCTGGTGACCTCGGTCGCGTCGACCGGCACGGCCTTGGTGCGCAGCCGCGGATCGGGAAATTCGAGAATAGGGAGCAAAGCCATGGGGTTACCCGTCTGGGAACACCGGCGCAGCGCCGGCAAGACGGTGTCATTCTAGCGCAATGCTTGCGTGGCGCCCCGGTTTCTGGACTATAGTGCGCGGACCTGTTGGGGAATCAGGCAAGAAGGCACTCATGTTGAACCGACTTCGTACGGTCGTCGCTGCGGCGATGCTGACCGTCGCGACCTACGCTGCCGCGCAAGCGGTGGGCGAGCATCCAGAGACCTATGTGGTCCGCAAGGGCGATACCTTGTGGGACATCGCCGGGCGTTTCCTGCAAAAACCATGGCTGTGGCCGGAAATCTGGCAGGCCAATCCGCAGATCCAGAATCCGCACCTGATCTATCCAGGTGACGTGATCAGCCTGGCCTATCTGGATCGCGTCGGCAAAGGCACCATCCAGCCCGGCCCGCGCCAGGAAGCACCGATCAACGCCATTCCGCTGGCCGACGTCGAGCCGTTCCTGAAGAACCTGCGCGTGGTCGACGACTTCGATCAACTGCCCTACGTGGTGGGCCTGGAAGGCGGCCGCACGCGCGCCACCACCGGCCAGGTCGCTTACGTGGTCGGCCTGGAAAACGCGCAGCCGGGCCAGCGCTTTGCGGTGGTTCGTCCGACCGTGAAGTTCAGCCTGCCCAAGCACAACGAAGACCTGGACATGGCGGGCAACATCACCGCCGGCTCCGGCAACATCTGGAAGAACTTCATCGCGCCGAGCAAGCGCCGCGAGTTCCTCGGTTATGAGCTGGCGCAGGTCAACGTCGGCACCATCACCCGCAGCGCGGCAGGCGGCAACTCCAAGGCGGCGACCTTGCTGCTGCAGGACAGCGGCCGCGAAGTGCGCGCCGGCGACCGGATCGTGGCAGTGGAAGCGCAGCCGTACGATCTGCAGTTCATCCCGCATCCGCCGTCCGAACAGGCGTTGCAGACCGAACTGCGCGTGCTGGCCATTTCCGACGCCTTCATCGTTGGCGGTACCCGCGACGTGATTGCCATTTCCGGCGGCGCGCGGGAAGGCATCAACAACGGCACGGTGTTCTCGATCTGGCGCAAGGGCCGCACTGTCAGCGACCGCGTGAAGCATTCGCGCTTCTCGCGGACCGATGACGATTTCAGCGGCCCGTCCGGCTCCACTGTCGGCCTGCCCGATGAATATGCCTCGCATGCGATGGTGTTCCGCACCTTCGACAAGGTCAGCTATGCGCTGGTGATGGAAAGCGTCAAGCCGACCGGCCTGGGCTACTTCGTCAAGCATCCTGACGCGCAGTAATCGGAAATTCCGATGGTCTAACGCGACGGCGCCTGAGGGCGCCGTCGTCGTTTGCGGCCCAGGCTGTACGCATGGCTTCCACCTCTTCCGATCTGCGCGCATTGCTGATGTTGCTGCTGGCTGGCGGCCGTAGCCCGCCCCGGCGCGCGCTGATAAGCGCCCACGCCAACCTGTCCGACATCCTGGCTGCCGGGCCCGGCGCCTGGCGCGCGGCAGGCTGCGACGAGCTGCAATCGGAACGGCTGCAGTCGCCCGACCCGCAAACGCTGGATGCCGCGCTGCGCTGGTGCGAACAGCCCGGTCACCATCTGATCGGCTGGCACGAGCCGGACTACCCGGCGCTGCTGCGCCATATCGTCAACCCGCCGCTGGCGCTGTTCGTGGACGGCGACCCCAATGCACTGTGGCATCCAGGCGTGGCCGTGGTCGGCAGCCGCTCCGCCACCGCTGGCGGACGCGATCACACCCGCGCCTTCGCCTCAAGCCTGGTAACTGCAGGGCTGGGCATCGTCAGCGGGATGGCCGCCGGCGTGGACGCGATCGCGCACGAAGCCGCACTTGCCCAGCCGGATGGCATCACGGTGGCGGTGGTGGGCACCGGGGCCGACCTGGCCTACCCCGCGCATCACCGGGCATTGCGCGATCGCATCGCCGCACGTGGCGCGGTGGTGAGCGAATATCTGCCCGGCACTGGTCCGGTGGCTGCACATTTCCCGGCCCGCAACCGGATCATTGCCGGGCTGGCGCTGGGCACCCTGGTGGTCGAAGCGGCGATGCGCTCGGGCGCGCTGATCACCGCGCGCCTGGCGGCCGAGGCCGGCCGGGAAGTATTCGCGCTGCCCGGTTCGCTGCATAACCCCCTCGCGCGCGGCTGCCACCACCTGATCCGCCAGGGAGCGACGCTGGCGCAGGAACCGGCCCAGGTCATCGAGGGGCTGCAACTGCTGTCGGGTGAATTGGCCAACGCCTTGCGCGAGCGCCTGGCCGCCCCCACTCAGGTGCCCAGGACGACGCGCGCCATCACTTCCACGCGCCCGGACCCCGACTACCAGCGCTTGTGGCAGGCGCTGGGCCACGACCCAACCCCTATGGATTCCCTGGTTGAACGCACCGGATTGACGGCCGCCGCGCTGTCCTCCATGCTGCTGATCATGGAACTGGAGGGAGACGTGGTCACCGAGCACGGTCGCTATACCCGCAATCCCTAGTTTCTTCACCTCCACAGCGTCGCGCGACGCAGGCCGAGGGGCAATGAAAGAGAGCATTCTCGATGTACTGCTGTACCTGTTTGAACATTATTTCAGCGAAGATGCGGACCTGGTCCGTGACCGTGACTCGCTTCAAAATGGCCTGATCCAGGCCGGCTTCAGTCCCGCAGAAATCAGCAAGGCCTTCGACTGGCTGGACGCGCTCTCCGAGCAGCGCCCAAGTGTGGCGCGCCCGCATGTCGATGGCCCCGTGCGTATCTATCACGGCCCGGAGCTGGACAAGCTCGATGTCGACTGCCGTGGATTTCTGCTGTTCCTCGAGCAGCACCGCATTCTCGATGCCGACCAGCGCGAGTTGGTGCTGGACCGCGCCATGGCGCTGGATCAGGACGAACTGGATCTGGACGACCTGAAATGGGTGGTACTGATGGTGTTGTTCAACCAGCCGGGCGCAGAAGCGGCCTATGCCTGGATGGAAACCCAGATGTTCCTGGACGAGCCTGAACCCGTACACTGAGGGCTGAAGCCGCCACGGACGTGCGTGCGAGGGGACGGGGATGAGCAGTTGGTATTACGCCGAGGGCAACAGCCAGCGGCGTGGCCCGGTGACCGATGCGGTCATGCTGGGTTTGTATCGCGATCAGGAGATCGCGCTGGACACACTGGTGTGGCGCGAGGGCCTGGACCAGTGGCTGCCGCTGTCCGCCTGCGCCGACGCGCTCGGCCCTCCAATTTCCACCGATCTGCACTCTGCTGCAGTCCCGCCGCCATTAGCGGTGGCTGCACCGGGCGCCCAGCCGGCCAGCCCTGTGGCACCGCACTTGCGCCAAGCGGCCAAAGGGCCGACCTGGCCATTGTTGTTGGTGCTTGGCGCAGTAGCCGGCCTGTTTGTGGTCGTGGCCGCGATCGGCGTCCTCGCGGCGATCGCAGTGCCGGCGTACAAGGACTATCAGACCCGCGCCAAGGTCACCGAGGCGGTTGCCGCATTGGCGCCGCTGAAGCCGCAGATCGCCGACTTTCTCTCACGCGAAGGCCGCTGCCCCGAGAATGGGGACGCCGGCTTCCAGACGCCCGAGCACTACGCAACTGGCGTCCTGACCAGCGTGCAGATCGGCCGCTTCGATACCAGCGCCTGCGGCGTCGAGGCCCTGCTGCATGCGCCGGGCTCGCCCAAGATCGACGGCAAGGCACTGTGGCTGGAACTGGATGCCGAGGCCGGCACCTGGCAATGCAGTTCCGAGATCGACGACACCGAACTTCCGCAGGATTGCCGCGGCTGACAGGTCGCTGCATGCACAACGCATCAGCCAAGGGGACATCATGACGCAGTGGTATTACGCCGACGCACAGCGGCAACGCCAGGGGCCGGTCGATACGGACACGCTTGCCGCGCGCCTGTCGCAGGGCATCATCGACCGCACCAGCCTGGTATGGCGCGAAGGTCTGCCGCAGTGGGTGACCTTGAGCGAGGTCGCGTCCGAACTGGGCATGGACACGCTGGCACCAGCATTGCCGCCGACAGCCGCCGATGCGCCTATGCCGGAACACGCTGAGGTTGCGCAGGCGACTGCACTGCCCGCAGCTACCGTACCCGGGGATTTGGCACCGGTTGCCGAGTTGCCGTCGCATGCTTGGTCGGGACAGGCCCAGCCTGCCGCCAGCGGTGCGGATGCGCTGACCGTGCCGTCTCACACTCCCTACGGCGCGACCTCGGGGGCCGCCCCCCTGACCAGCGCGCGCGCGGACATCGCTGACCACCCGCTGGGCGAGGCTGAGTACGCACCGGCCGGTCCATCTGCTCCCTCAACACCGGTTGCACCCGAAGACACCGACTCGTGGTCCGGCACGCCGGGCACTGTGGGCGCTGCCGCACCGACACCCATGCCGGCGTCGACAGCTGCTGCGACCCAGGCGCCCTCAGCCCCGGCTACGGCACCGTTGACCGCCGCCTGGGAGACCCCAGTAGGCGCATCGCCTTCTGCCGACGCCGTCATCCACGACGCGCCGGTGGTCTATGCGGGCCTCTGGCGACGCGTGGCAGCCAGCATCCTGGACAGCCTGATCACCACCTTCGCGGTGTATCTGATCGTGATCCCTCTGGTGTTTGTCGTGGCACTGGCGACCACGCGAGGCGATTCCGGTTCGGCCCTGGACGACGGCAGCGCGATGGGCATCGCCCTGGTGGTGATGTCATACGGCATCGGCCTGGCCATCCCGACACTGTACTTCGCCTGGATGCAGTCCAGCCGGCTTCAGGCCAGCCTGGGCAAGCTCGCCTGCGGCATCAAGGTGGTGAAGGCAGACAGCAACGGGGCGCGGGTCGGGTTCTGGCGCAATGTGCTGCGCTATCTGGCCTATATGCTGATCAGCGTCCTCACGCTGGGCATCGGCGCAGTGGTGGCGGCCTTCATGGCCGGCATGTCGCAACGCAAGCAGACCCCGCACGACAAGATCTGCGACACCTTGGTGGTGGACCGTTGGGCCTTCACCGACCGTCCCGAGCTGCAATCGCGCGGTCTGGACACGGTATCGATCGTGGTGCTGGCCATCTATGGGGTGATCCTGGTGCTGTCGATCGTGGTCGCGGTGATCATGCTGGCTGCCATCGGAATGAGCCAGAGCTAGGCATTTGCGGCGCCGGCCGCTTGACACGGCGGCGTCCGCCGTGATCTTTCTAATAAGACAACTGAACGCCCGGGAGCATTCCTGGGCGTTAACGTGTGGGAAACGGCCGATCTGCTTCCCTCGACCGGCCAATTAGGCCACGCTACCCGCCCCCCGGGCTCCGCCCCAAGAATTTGCCACCATGCCCAAGCAC comes from Xanthomonas vesicatoria ATCC 35937 and encodes:
- a CDS encoding pilin, with protein sequence MSSWYYAEGNSQRRGPVTDAVMLGLYRDQEIALDTLVWREGLDQWLPLSACADALGPPISTDLHSAAVPPPLAVAAPGAQPASPVAPHLRQAAKGPTWPLLLVLGAVAGLFVVVAAIGVLAAIAVPAYKDYQTRAKVTEAVAALAPLKPQIADFLSREGRCPENGDAGFQTPEHYATGVLTSVQIGRFDTSACGVEALLHAPGSPKIDGKALWLELDAEAGTWQCSSEIDDTELPQDCRG
- a CDS encoding RDD family protein — protein: MTQWYYADAQRQRQGPVDTDTLAARLSQGIIDRTSLVWREGLPQWVTLSEVASELGMDTLAPALPPTAADAPMPEHAEVAQATALPAATVPGDLAPVAELPSHAWSGQAQPAASGADALTVPSHTPYGATSGAAPLTSARADIADHPLGEAEYAPAGPSAPSTPVAPEDTDSWSGTPGTVGAAAPTPMPASTAAATQAPSAPATAPLTAAWETPVGASPSADAVIHDAPVVYAGLWRRVAASILDSLITTFAVYLIVIPLVFVVALATTRGDSGSALDDGSAMGIALVVMSYGIGLAIPTLYFAWMQSSRLQASLGKLACGIKVVKADSNGARVGFWRNVLRYLAYMLISVLTLGIGAVVAAFMAGMSQRKQTPHDKICDTLVVDRWAFTDRPELQSRGLDTVSIVVLAIYGVILVLSIVVAVIMLAAIGMSQS